A single Triticum dicoccoides isolate Atlit2015 ecotype Zavitan chromosome 2A, WEW_v2.0, whole genome shotgun sequence DNA region contains:
- the LOC119353334 gene encoding serine/arginine-rich-splicing factor SR34-like, producing MSRRWSRTIYVGNLPGDIREREVEDLFYKYGRIVEIDLKVPPRPPGFAFVEFEDPRDAEDAIHGRDGYNFDGNRLRVELAHGGRANSSSLPNSYGGGGRRGGVSRHTEYRVLVTGLPSSASWQDLKDHMRKAGDVCFSEVYREGGGTIGIVDYTNYDDMKYAIRKLDDTEFKNAFSRAPIRVKEYAGKSSRSYSRSRSRSRSGSYSRSPSPKKKPSRRSASRSRSRSVSSHSRSPSKERSPSRSPAKSRSPVAASPVVNGEAVSPKRDPSKSPSRSRSPDAKSE from the exons ATGAGTAGGCGCTGGAGCCGGACCATTTACGTTGGGAACCTCCCAGGGGAtatcagggagcgggaggtggaggATCTCTTCTACAAG TATGGACGGATAGTTGAAATTGACTTGAAGGTCCCCCCAAGGCCTCCTGGCTTTGCTTTTGTTGAG TTTGAAGATCCCCGTGATGCTGAAGATGCGATTCATGGCCGAGATGGCTACAACTTTGATGGGAATCGGCTTAGG GTTGAACTTGCACATGGCGGGAGGGCCAACTCTTCATCCCTTCCGAACAGCTATGGTGGTGGGGGACGCCGTGGTGGTGTCTCTAGGCATACGGAGTATCGTG TTCTGGTTACTGGACTACCTTCTTCTGCATCATGGCAAGATCTAAAG GACCATATGAGAAAGGCTGGTGATGTTTGTTTCTCTGAGGTGTACCGTGAGGGTGGTG GTACTATTGGAATTGTTGATTATACAAACTATGATGATATGAAGTATGCT ATAAGGAAGCTTGATGATACTGAATTTAAAAATGCCTTCTCTCGAGCGCCTATAAGG GTGAAGGAGTATGCTGGAAAAAGCAGCCGCTCCTATTCACGCAGCCGTAGCAGAAGCCGAAGTGGCAGCTACAGCAGGAGTCCAAG TCCAAAGAAAAAACCATCACGCCGTTCAGCGTCAAGATCTCGGTCGAGATCAGTTTCTTCCCATTCAAGGTCACCGTCAAAGGAACGCTCTCCATCAAG ATCACCAGCTAAATCCCGATCCCCTGTCGCTGCATCT CCCGTCGTCAATGGTGAAGCAGTAAGCCCCAAGAGGGATCCAAGCAAGAGCCCATCACGTTCCCGGTCtcctgat GCCAAATCAGAGTAA
- the LOC119353336 gene encoding universal stress protein PHOS34-like, which translates to MALLIRSHTANLPTKSNSFLAMAETKTAPAAEDGSRKKTVVLVAVDDSDHSYRALEWAVRHAATAGVAAELVVVHAKPPASSVVTFGSPAAAGDVVRVVDADLRKRAEDVVDRARRLCVANSVHGLIEVMEGEARYVLCDAVDKHHADLLVVGSHGYGAIKRAFLGSVSDYCAHHAHCSVMIVKQPKTKK; encoded by the exons ATGGCGCTGCTCATCAGATCACACACAGCAAACCTGCCAACCAAAAGCAATAGTTTCCTTGCGATGGCGGAAACCAAGACTGCGCCTGCGGCGGAGGATGGCAGTAGGAAGAAGACGGTGGTGCTGGTGGCCGTGGACGACAGCGACCACAGCTACCGCGCGCTCGAGTGGGCCGTGCGGCACGCGGCGACGGCCGGCGTGGCGGCCGAGCTCGTCGTCGTCCACGCCAAGCCGCCCGCGTCCTCCGTCGTCACCTTCGGCAGCCCTG CCGCCGCCGGGGACGTGGTGAGGGTGGTGGATGCGGACCTGCGGAAGAGGGCCGAGGACGTCGTTGACAGGGCGCGACGCCTCTGCGTCGCCAACTCG GTGCATGGTCTGATAGAGGTGATGGAAGGAGAGGCGAGGTACGTGCTCTGCGACGCCGTCGACAAGCACCACGCCGatctgctcgtcgtcggcagccatGGCTACGGTGCAATCAAGAG GGCATTTCTCGGGAGCGTGAGCGACTACTGCGCCCACCATGCGCACTGCTCCGTCATGATAGTCAAGCAGCCCAAGACCAAGAAATGA
- the LOC119353337 gene encoding F-box protein At5g07610-like, with protein sequence MACTQMNCSKNGTTSAADLTDDLIIEILSLLPVKSVCRFKCVSRLWYLLISQHRKKLPQTISGFFYPKHRLNYEDGLIAFPTFDGISRDQEQLFPDSSLSFLTGYRQILPKDCCNGLIFCLCWKDSPIDEADYVVCNPATEEWVVLPDAGHKSDALAYRLGFDGAMSPHFHVFQILEGDEDYGYISGVNIYSSETGAWSYKENGWGDNEIQIVDMRGVFFNGMMHLLTCEFKILAVDTEGKTWRTISLLETMCVGNICLGPLAFIGQSQGRLYFINMRDNDSSKLSVWILEDYNGNEWIFKYNISTSQLFGELFGEKNHMLQRDYADLLFQRDYALIAIHPECNLIFFVWRCKDVLLSYDMDRGKVCVICSLKYHLYDTFPPYLPYVPFFSRIGKPRVEA encoded by the coding sequence ATGGCTTGCACACAGATGAACTGCTCCAAGAACGGGACAACCTCCGCTGCTGACCTGACAGATGACCTTATCATCGAGATTCTGTCCCTGCTGCCCGTCAAGTCAGTGTGCCGATTCAAGTGTGTCTCCCGGCTCTGGTACCTCCTCATCTCCCAACACCGCAAAAAGCTGCCCCAGACCATCTCCGGCTTCTTCTACCCCAAGCACAGACTCAACTATGAGGATGGTTTGATAGCATTTCCCACTTTTGATGGTATATCAAGGGACCAAGAGCAGCTATTCCCTGATTCCTCGTTGTCCTTCTTGACGGGATACAGGCAGATTTTGCCAAAGGACTGCTGCAATGGCCTTATTTTCTGCCTCTGCTGGAAGGACTCCCCAATAGACGAAGCTGATTATGTGGTATGTAATCCTGCCACTGAGGAATGGGTAGTCCTGCCTGATGCTGGCCATAAAAGCGATGCATTGGCGTACCGTTTGGGTTTCGATGGAGCCATGTCACCCCACTTCCATGTGTTCCAGATCCTAGAGGGTGATGAGGACTATGGATATATCTCAGGTGTTAATATCTACTCATCAGAGACAGGAGCCTGGAGTTACAAGGAAAATGGTTGGGGCGACAATGAGATTCAGATAGTTGACATGAGAGGTGTCTTTTTCAATGGAATGATGCACTTGCTCACATGTGAGTTTAAGATACTAGCAGTTGACACGGAAGGCAAGACATGGAGGACCATTTCTTTGCTTGAAACCATGTGTGTTGGAAACATTTGTTTAGGTCCTCTGGCTTTTATTGGTCAATCTCAAGGGCGATTGTATTTTATAAATATGAGAGACAACGATAGCTCCAAATTATCAGTCTGGATTCTTGAGGACTATAATGGTAATGAATGGATCTTTAAGTACAACATCAGCACTTCACAACTTTTTGGGGAGCTTTTTGGGGAGAAAAATCACATGTTACAACGGGACTATGCTGATCTCTTGTTCCAGAGGGACTATGCTTTGATCGCAATCCATCCTGAATGCAATTTGATATTCTTTGTTTGGAGGTGCAAGGATGTGCTACTGTCATATGACATGGACCGTGGTAAAGTTTGTGTTATCTGCAGTCTAAAATATCACTTGTATGACACATTTCCTCCATATCTTCCCTATGTTCCATTTTTCTCGCgcattggcaaaccaagagtggaaGCGTGA